A window of the Brachyspira suanatina genome harbors these coding sequences:
- the trmB gene encoding tRNA (guanosine(46)-N7)-methyltransferase TrmB, whose product MRNLNLDEEILSKYLLDDFNTEDSSIITNELQNRLSDYETRELEIGCGNGKFIVELAMNNKDKYFIGIEYSYKAAKKAVSKAYKRDIKNLTIIFGEANNVISKYLNEKYHFDKIYLNFPDPWPKKKHAHRRIFNNDFLNKMYPLLKDDGIFYSVTDDDSYALEIMNPIYKEANNFKNILDEDYVHKLEGYGVTLYEEKMRAIGHNIYFFAHSKNIR is encoded by the coding sequence TTGAGAAATTTAAATCTTGATGAAGAAATATTAAGCAAATATCTATTAGATGATTTTAATACTGAAGATAGTTCTATAATAACAAATGAACTACAAAATAGATTGTCAGATTATGAAACAAGAGAATTAGAAATAGGATGCGGAAATGGTAAGTTTATAGTAGAACTTGCTATGAATAATAAAGATAAATACTTTATAGGAATTGAGTATTCATATAAGGCAGCCAAAAAAGCCGTATCAAAAGCATATAAAAGAGATATAAAAAATCTCACTATTATATTTGGCGAAGCTAATAATGTGATATCCAAATATTTAAATGAAAAATATCATTTTGATAAAATATATTTAAACTTTCCTGACCCTTGGCCAAAGAAAAAACATGCACACAGAAGAATATTCAATAATGATTTTTTAAATAAAATGTATCCTTTACTTAAAGATGATGGCATATTCTATTCTGTTACTGATGATGACAGCTACGCCTTGGAAATAATGAACCCTATATATAAGGAAGCCAATAATTTTAAAAATATTCTAGATGAAGATTATGTTCATAAATTGGAAGGATATGGAGTTACACTTTATGAGGAAAAAATGAGGGCAATTGGACATAATATATACTTTTTTGCCCATTCTAAAAATATAAGATGA
- a CDS encoding ABC transporter substrate-binding protein, protein MIFAISCRNKENSNNTTIVSIIKEKNTRRYESIEKGLLDQMNSDKMDVQINFYTLDNDDLSIIRTANNVRDDNSSIAIIIGENATLLSMNIIVPQTIVFAGCFDDLSLSNIVRNRIQNNNITGVYINLDITKYIKMISDKNVDSIAYLYTKNSEMSANISKYIMRYCSNENITYYPLIIDEDLNTFEIENTSKSKDIDYLILANEDYINNNIYSIAHLCDKYSIPLINTDISDAVNTAILFSLDFNYYYMGRQLALLLNDVINNNGKTEGLNFVKLSDSYKILINEDIAKTYNIKFTEEILNKSSLLIKDGQLIKK, encoded by the coding sequence ATGATTTTTGCCATTTCCTGCCGCAATAAAGAGAATTCAAATAATACAACAATTGTAAGTATAATAAAAGAAAAAAATACAAGAAGATATGAATCTATAGAAAAAGGTCTATTAGATCAAATGAATTCAGATAAAATGGATGTTCAGATTAATTTTTATACATTAGATAATGATGATTTATCAATTATAAGAACAGCCAATAATGTACGTGATGATAATTCCAGTATAGCTATCATTATAGGAGAAAATGCCACTTTGCTTTCTATGAATATAATAGTTCCTCAAACTATAGTATTTGCTGGATGCTTTGACGATTTATCTTTAAGCAATATAGTTAGAAATAGGATACAAAATAACAATATAACAGGTGTTTATATAAATTTAGACATTACCAAATATATAAAAATGATTTCCGATAAGAATGTTGATAGTATAGCCTATTTATATACAAAAAATTCAGAAATGTCAGCTAATATTTCAAAGTATATAATGAGGTATTGCAGTAATGAAAACATAACATATTATCCTTTAATAATAGATGAAGATTTGAATACTTTTGAAATAGAAAATACATCAAAATCAAAAGATATAGATTATTTAATTTTAGCAAATGAAGATTATATAAATAATAATATATACTCTATAGCACATTTATGCGATAAATATTCTATACCATTAATAAATACAGACATATCAGATGCTGTAAATACTGCAATATTATTTTCTTTAGATTTTAATTATTATTATATGGGCAGGCAATTGGCATTACTACTTAATGATGTAATAAACAATAATGGCAAAACAGAAGGACTTAATTTTGTAAAATTGTCAGATTCATATAAAATTCTTATTAATGAAGACATTGCCAAAACATATAATATAAAATTTACAGAAGAAATACTGAATAAAAGTTCATTATTAATCAAAGATGGTCAGCTAATAAAAAAATAG
- the rpmF gene encoding 50S ribosomal protein L32, whose product MAVPKHRKSKAKKRSRQAANDKRFLGSLSICPQCGAERMPHRICPECGFYKDRVIKAPKTQNAG is encoded by the coding sequence ATGGCAGTACCAAAGCATAGAAAATCGAAAGCTAAAAAAAGATCAAGACAAGCAGCTAATGATAAAAGATTTTTAGGTTCATTATCAATCTGTCCTCAATGCGGAGCAGAAAGAATGCCTCATAGAATCTGTCCTGAATGCGGTTTTTATAAAGATAGAGTAATAAAAGCTCCAAAAACTCAAAATGCAGGATAA
- the plsX gene encoding phosphate acyltransferase PlsX, translating to MNLAIDVASGEKPLEELVSGAVSALQENKDINLILVGNEKNISKAISKTKYDHNRIDIRHTDEIIDMNESPANGIKHKKNASVLLAARLVRENEADGFFSPGNTGATLAAALTEIGRLKGVMRPPLISTLPKINGEFCMLDMGANVDCTTDYIVQFAVMGRVFAKRYLKIENPRVGLLNIGEEDSKGNANTKKSFERLQKMKKINFIGNIEPNDMLKSDSVDVVVADGFDGNIVLKTIEGTASFVVNLLKEEVKKNPVSVMGGLMMKPVFNNLKSKMSSDSYGSAILLGLNGGAFVGHGKTSGVGMKNAVLNMYRFLDAKINEKIAKELYDSGAKRRIF from the coding sequence ATGAACTTAGCCATAGATGTAGCCAGCGGAGAGAAACCTCTCGAAGAATTAGTTTCAGGTGCTGTTAGTGCCCTACAAGAAAATAAAGATATAAATTTAATTTTAGTAGGCAATGAAAAAAACATATCAAAAGCCATATCTAAAACTAAATATGATCATAATCGTATAGATATCAGACATACAGATGAAATAATAGATATGAATGAAAGCCCTGCTAATGGTATAAAACATAAGAAGAATGCTTCAGTTTTATTGGCTGCACGTTTGGTTAGAGAGAATGAAGCAGATGGTTTCTTCTCGCCGGGAAACACAGGAGCTACTTTAGCAGCAGCTCTTACAGAGATAGGACGTTTAAAAGGTGTTATGCGTCCGCCTCTTATATCCACACTTCCAAAAATAAACGGCGAGTTCTGTATGTTAGATATGGGAGCAAATGTAGACTGTACTACAGATTATATAGTTCAATTTGCCGTTATGGGCAGAGTATTTGCTAAAAGATATTTAAAAATAGAAAATCCTAGAGTAGGTCTTTTGAATATAGGTGAAGAAGATTCTAAAGGTAACGCTAATACTAAAAAGTCATTTGAACGTCTTCAAAAAATGAAAAAAATTAATTTCATTGGCAATATAGAGCCTAATGATATGTTAAAATCTGATTCTGTTGATGTTGTTGTAGCTGATGGATTCGATGGAAATATAGTATTAAAAACTATAGAAGGAACAGCTTCTTTTGTTGTTAATCTCTTGAAAGAAGAAGTAAAAAAGAATCCTGTTAGTGTTATGGGTGGACTTATGATGAAACCTGTATTCAATAATTTAAAATCAAAAATGAGTTCCGATTCTTATGGTTCTGCTATATTATTAGGGTTAAATGGCGGAGCTTTTGTAGGACATGGCAAAACAAGCGGTGTTGGTATGAAAAATGCTGTATTAAATATGTACAGATTTTTAGACGCCAAAATAAATGAAAAAATAGCTAAAGAACTTTATGACTCAGGAGCTAAAAGAAGAATTTTTTAA
- a CDS encoding 3-oxoacyl-ACP synthase III family protein — MVYIKSCKGTYKNNKTNMAASDLALLSINEVIKDIDPNNIDAILCATVTKDYVYPSTACILAGKIKASNAFCFDIESDFTGFLSALRLAYAFVKSGRYKNILVVATESFYICDDENRFDDASAAALVTNEKSDIQIDFIDSVTDGNALENCYIPMGGTAKPYTKEGVLNKEHFISIKDSSIFEEEAKKAGIYVKDILSSNNINPDLYIPSYSSPNAYNAFVDALSVSKDIVYSKMENAHSSLSASSGVALSMALEDGSIKKNSKVAICSYGSGYTKSVAVISIN, encoded by the coding sequence ATGGTATATATTAAATCTTGTAAAGGCACTTATAAAAATAATAAAACTAATATGGCAGCCTCAGATTTAGCCTTACTATCAATAAATGAAGTAATCAAAGATATAGATCCCAATAATATAGATGCTATTCTATGTGCTACAGTTACCAAAGATTATGTCTATCCTTCCACTGCTTGTATATTAGCAGGAAAAATAAAAGCTTCTAATGCTTTTTGTTTTGATATAGAAAGTGATTTCACAGGTTTCTTGTCAGCATTAAGATTAGCTTATGCCTTTGTGAAAAGCGGAAGATATAAAAACATTTTAGTAGTTGCAACAGAATCATTTTATATATGTGATGATGAAAATCGATTTGATGATGCAAGTGCTGCTGCTTTAGTAACAAATGAAAAATCAGATATTCAAATAGATTTCATAGATTCAGTAACAGACGGAAATGCATTAGAAAATTGTTATATTCCTATGGGCGGAACAGCTAAACCTTATACTAAAGAAGGCGTACTCAATAAAGAACATTTTATTTCTATAAAAGACAGCAGTATTTTTGAAGAAGAAGCAAAAAAAGCAGGAATTTATGTAAAAGATATTTTATCTTCTAATAATATAAATCCTGATTTATATATACCTTCTTATTCAAGCCCTAATGCATACAATGCCTTTGTTGATGCTTTATCTGTCAGCAAAGATATCGTATACTCAAAAATGGAAAATGCTCATTCATCTTTGAGTGCTTCATCTGGAGTGGCATTATCTATGGCTTTAGAAGATGGTTCTATAAAGAAAAACAGTAAGGTAGCTATATGCAGTTATGGAAGTGGTTATACCAAATCTGTAGCTGTTATTTCTATAAATTAA